In Cotesia glomerata isolate CgM1 linkage group LG1, MPM_Cglom_v2.3, whole genome shotgun sequence, one genomic interval encodes:
- the LOC123270166 gene encoding uncharacterized protein LOC123270166 isoform X1: MSNNEVNNSDSEISPSKVPQLTRLPEYDDDADEIAAGAWGILSKRFPNTAHVLCELNEVINHSQITLSQFRNTVSSFQIDGSNENISVKKCKKLSDCKLFTRDASVSTIETQTTIEGADRGNIFKAPDCRKSIKNACVSSNIDCLPEALSTQSIEDTDDTGNDDDDDDNDSEDDNDEGGNQEDYGKKETLYSSFDSLFYNCGSYDLRYSRANTKASIDAVGDQKRVTAKSGMFRIEKTHTFVKDDLVNSIAADKSIPAAITRHEVTIKRAESSTSSKEDNTGTLSPTITTKDVVFKPVEGRISTPVDDRLITAIREPPTSPQTESIHPSRETSRLSTPINEQQNSLLNNPSIRPRVLRVSSIPISQNLAKSIYHKYFISLLTKTFLLQYRFFAISVSPKKQSRIPRKSPRKNT; encoded by the exons ATGTCCAATAATGAAGTTAATAACAGTGATTCTGAAATATCGCCCTCGAAAGTGCCCCAGCTGACGAGGTTGCCCGAGTACGATGATGACGCGGATGAAATTGCGGCCGGGGCTTGGGGTATTTTGTCTAAAAGGTTTCCCAACACCGCTCATGTTTTATGCGAATTAAATGAGGTTATCAATCATTCCCAAATTACGCTTTCGCAGTTTCGGAATACTGTTTCTTCATTTCAAAtag ATGGttcaaatgaaaatatttccgtgaaaaaatgtaaaaagcTAAGTGATTGTAAATTATTCACACGGGACGCCAGTGTTTCaa cgaTTGAAACTCAAACGACTATTGAGGGTGCCGATCGGGGGAATATTTTCAAAGCGCCTGATTGTCGGAAATCGATAAAGAATGCCTGTGTCTCTAGTAACATCGATTGTTTGCCGGAAGCTCTATCAACTCAGTCAATAGAAGATACTGATGATACTggtaatgatgatgatgatgatgataatgatagtgaagatgataatgatgagGGTGGTAATCAAGAAGACTATGGTAAAAAGGAAACACTGTACTCTTCATTTGACTCCCTCTTTTACAATTGCGGCTCATACGATCTAAGATATTCAAGAGCCAACACGAAAGCTTCAATAGACGCAGTTG GAGATCAAAAGAGAGTTACTGCAAAGTCTGGGATGTTTCGAATTGAAAAAACTCATACGTTTGTTAAGGATGATTTAGTAAACTCTATAGCTGCTGATAAAAGCATTCCAGCTGCGATTACGAGGCATGAAGTAACAATTAAGAGAGCTGAATCGAGCACGTCATCGAAGGAAGACAATACCGGAACATTGAGTCCCACAATTACGACCAAGGACGTGGTATTCAAACCGGTCGAGGGAAGAATATCAACGCCAGTGGATGATAGATTGATTACGGCCATTAGGGAGCCTCCTACTTCACCCCAAACAGAAAGTATCCACCCGTCACGTGAAACTAGTAGGCTGTCTACTCCAATAAATGAACAACAAAATTCGCTACTAAATAATCCATCCATCCGACCTCGGGTTTTGCGAGTCTCTTCGATTCCCATCAGTCAAAATCTGGCTAAAagtatttatcataaatattttattagctTACTCACTAAAACATTTCTTCTGCAATATCGATTTTTCGCTATTTCAGTATCTCCCAAAAAGCAATCACGTATTCCACGTAAATCTCCAAGGAAAAATACTTAG
- the LOC123270145 gene encoding protein singed wings 2 isoform X2 → MLTKFYNIIELIVINGNLTKITSAFPPVATQLKRIHITGTKLRYLPDGCFKNLPALRTVDLRNNSLTVINPRVLSSSSLIPTLDYSVYLAGNPWKCDENMFWIINDVNYSSLIKRVVDRDKFQCSEPYASRSLIAVIKILTTLKQECQQTPCECKLVYVIGGHLNRREQNFQQRSQLMAFITVNCSYLGLSEMPKFIPENTTKLYLNGNKISDLSPLIENPVYRQVLDLYLDDNSIGSIAQLDGSYWLEHFRLFSLRGNKLTDLPTYALENALHNSVTAVSIFLGQNPWTCDCFFTPGFQDLLIKYTNIFKDINDIRCNSTSTLSNSEHNKILNKPIKDLTRTEICIIYDEEAWLSFYPLDVINVILALIIVLIIVKLAYDYWAFKKTGRLPWIVTKIP, encoded by the exons ATGTTAACTAAATTCTACAATATTATTGAGCTGATCGTAATCAATGGTAATTTGACGAAAATTACTAGTGCATTTCCACCAGTAGCTACTCAGCTTAAA agAATTCACATCACTGGGACGAAACTCCGTTATCTGCCAGACGGctgctttaaaaatttaccggCGCTACGGACTGTAGACTTGAGGAATAATTCATTGACAGTGATTAATCCGAGAGTACTGTCTTCGTCGTCGTTGATACCAACACTCGATTATTCTGTTTATTTAGCCGGAAATCCTTGGAAATGCGACGAAAATATGTTTTGGATAATAAATGATGTTAATTATTCTTCTCTGATAAAAAGAGTCGTTGATAGAGATAAATTTCAGTGTTCTGAGCCTTATGCAAGTCGCTCTCTTATCGCCGTGATTAAAATTCTAACg ACTCTAAAACAAGAGTGTCAACAAACTCCGTGCGAGTGTAAACTCGTCTACGTAATTGGAGGACATTTGAACCGACGGGAGCAAAATTTTCAACAGAGATCACAGCTCATGGCATTTATTACCGTCAATTGCAGCTATCTAGGTCTTTCCGAGATGCCTAAATTTATCCCTGAAAATACAACGAAGCTATATCTTAACGGCAACAAA atcaGTGATTTAAGTCCGCTTATAGAGAATCCCGTTTATAGACAGGTTCTCGATCTTTATTTagatgataattcaattggaTCAATTGCTCAATTAGACGGGTCCTATTGGCTGGAACACTTTCGATTATTCAGTTTAAGAGGAAATAAACTTACagat tTACCTACTTACGCTCTGGAAAATGCTCTGCATAACAGTGTGACTGCAGTGAGTATTTTTTTAGGACAAAATCCTTGGACGTGCGACTGCTTCTTCACTCCTGGCTTTCAG gatctgttaattaaatatacaaatatatttaaagacaTAAATGACATTAGATGTAACTCGACGTCAACTTTATCTAACAGCGAacataacaaaattttaaataaacctATAAAGGATTTAACTAGAACGgaaatatgtataatatatgatGAAGAAGCTTGGTTGTCATTCTATCCGCTTGACGttataaatgttattttgGCACTTATCATAGTTCTGATAATTGTTAAACTTGCTTACGACTACTGGGCTTTTAAGAAGACAGGAAGACTTCCCTGGATTGTTACTAAAAttccataa
- the LOC123270085 gene encoding dynein axonemal intermediate chain 3-like — protein sequence MNLSWLPDQNIFDAESVFKVELPLETQRKLGCKAAEDVFLEYPWAYVTREELVMQSRENNSGLECCRDKIGEYKPQWVLVGYASSELTSNSFVVCLSEETRDSIIRRNREITRKIREKVYLMITKTSRCVDASSEENKIENINSKKDGDSSRPFFEVELCFNSSTRRRARKLTDRNSGDARDGAIDLLPDSRVYNNIFMRQISKAVNTTLESCDKSVQSYLGYPKNKWTQCGESKDQVESSKEEDQEPEGKTEKQMSVEESSPTGLSEAMTITEERDAADNVELQEPLLEIVFPEHLRDLVDYVRYNSKINIISDDIEALLSISYTESESFNEFNFDKAFCYLINLDVTKGKVISDVSWHPSRVGLVAISYVSNPRCDLAEISDDPTKLNKSNDSTADGVSSFSRTCALVWSLDEPLKPKLILDDPREILTISFCPYKANILVGGAENGQLIFWDLDNAHSNTEDVFKDYYSDSITQVIVSSASSDPSKSHLQAIRGIRWLPPECKITDNGMLEKTAESSSFQLMTISEDGSVGVWDLLWQPNLPSNLAAKNLKSLVKAAMSLTDDLERLDGVFSPYYRLHVQLPKEAFNLTVLDCCLPSLEAFRSEETVVKFWVGTAQGQVLECTWYGQEFEVTGEENCQILNTACVHDGPVIRIIRSDHIEEVLLSIGGRIFAIWHQDFVKRPVIWRKGKFRYTAGCWSHTPGVFIIARHDGDLECWDLYRKTGQPVHVETISGKLVTGLFRAPCVCDSRLPVQLVGKEEREEEIVNSEFIGICDYNGSFRVTSSPCRGKENYRARVDWFRKFVCREVERKKEFHGWQEDYLANDKKAIDRKAARATLEAKRRHEEARDKFLKEQEELARIKAEKKALKVKKSRESIRKAENIEVMKNTLLEKKGFDPRKLDKLRYPLVKQEEEKTARMDKASEKVADKDTYLKHALAVEFPEIESSGKSRAVKTTTPVQEEPDKVIDELIDRHMSNYLLISGEAEKRLREFSGGPKFDWNAVMREGMRRKFNLKN from the coding sequence ATGAATTTAAGTTGGTTGCCGGACCAAAATATCTTCGACGCCGAGAGTGTTTTCAAGGTTGAATTGCCCTTGGAGACCCAACGAAAATTAGGGTGTAAGGCCGCGGAAGATGTATTTCTGGAGTATCCATGGGCGTATGTGACGCGAGAGGAACTGGTGATGCAATCACGCGAAAATAATTCCGGTCTGGAGTGCTGTAGAGACAAAATAGGAGAATACAAGCCGCAGTGGGTTTTAGTCGGGTACGCCTCCAGTGAATTGACCTCGAATAGCTTCGTAGTTTGTCTGAGTGAGGAAACAAGAGACTCAATTATCAGGAGAAACCGAGAAATAACCAGGAAAATTCGGGAGAAAGTTTATCTGATGATTACTAAAACCAGTCGGTGTGTTGACGCTTCGTCagaggaaaataaaatagaaaatataaattccaAGAAAGATGGAGACAGTTCAAGGCCCTTTTTTGAGGTCGAGCTGTGCTTTAATTCTAGTACGCGTCGTCgagcaagaaaattaactgATAGAAATAGCGGCGACGCGAGAGACGGTGCGATTGATCTGCTGCCAGATTCTAGGGTATACAACAATATATTCATGAGACAAATTTCTAAAGCGGTGAACACGACTCTCGAATCCTGCGACAAGAGTGTCCAATCCTACCTGGGGTATCCCAAGAACAAGTGGACCCAGTGCGGCGAATCCAAGGACCAGGTGGAGTCTTCCAAAGAAGAAGATCAAGAGCCTGAAGGTAAAACTGAAAAGCAGATGTCCGTTGAAGAAAGCAGTCCGACTGGGCTTTCAGAAGCAATGACAATTACTGAAGAAAGAGATGCAGCAGATAATGTGGAGCTACAAGAGCCGCTGCTAGAAATAGTCTTCCCGGAACATCTTCGGGATTTGGTTGACTACGTCCGGTACAATTCGAAGATCAATATTATCTCCGACGATATAGAGGCTCTATTGAGTATAAGTTATACGGAAAGCGAGAGTTTTAACGAGTTTAATTTTGACAAAGCGTTCTGTTATTTGATAAATCTGGACGTTACCAAGGGCAAAGTAATTTCAGATGTTTCTTGGCACCCGAGTAGAGTTGGATTAGTAGCCATTTCGTACGTGAGTAATCCCCGGTGTGATTTAGCGGAAATTTCGGATGATCCTACCAAGCTTAATAAATCAAATGATTCGACTGCCGACGGTGTGAGTAGTTTTAGCAGGACTTGTGCACTTGTCTGGTCGCTCGATGAACCACTTAAGCCCAAATTAATTCTTGATGATCCTCGTGAGATACTAACAATTTCTTTCTGCCCGTACAAAGCTAACATCCTAGTCGGAGGCGCTGAAAACGGGCAATTAATCTTCTGGGACCTGGATAATGCGCACTCGAATACCGAAGACGTctttaaagattattattcTGATTCAATTACTCAAGTAATTGTTTCTTCCGCTTCCTCGGATCCTTCCAAGTCTCATTTGCAGGCGATCCGAGGGATCCGATGGTTGCCACCCGAGTGTAAAATCACGGATAATGGGATGCTGGAGAAAACAGCAGAAAGCAGTAGCTTCCAGCTGATGACAATTTCTGAAGACGGCTCGGTTGGAGTTTGGGATCTCCTTTGGCAGCCGAATTTGCCGTCGAACTTGGCTGCCAAAAATCTGAAGAGTTTAGTTAAGGCCGCAATGTCACTGACCGACGATCTAGAACGGCTTGACGGAGTTTTCTCTCCGTACTACCGGCTCCATGTTCAGTTGCCCAAGGAAGCCTTCAACTTGACCGTTCTCGACTGCTGTTTGCCCTCGTTGGAGGCTTTTCGCTCTGAAGAAACtgtagttaaattttgggTCGGTACCGCACAAGGTCAAGTGTTAGAGTGCACCTGGTACGGCCAAGAATTCGAGGTCACTGGTGAGGAAAATTGCCAGATCCTGAACACTGCTTGTGTTCATGATGGACCAGTTATCAGGATCATCCGTTCTGATCATATAGAAGAGGTCCTGCTGAGTATTGGCGGGCGTATTTTTGCAATTTGGCACCAGGACTTTGTAAAACGTCCAGTGATCTGGCGAAAAGGTAAATTTCGGTACACCGCTGGCTGCTGGAGCCACACTCCTGGAGTTTTTATAATTGCCAGGCATGACGGTGACCTTGAATGTTGGGATTTGTATCGAAAGACGGGACAACCGGTTCACGTGGAGACTATTTCTGGAAAGTTGGTAACGGGACTGTTTAGAGCGCCGTGTGTATGCGACTCCAGACTACCAGTACAGTTAGTAGGAAAGGAAGAAAGAGAAGAAGAAATAGTTAATTCAGAGTTTATCGGTATCTGCGACTACAACGGGAGCTTCCGGGTGACAAGCAGTCCCTGCCGAGGAAAGGAAAATTACAGAGCAAGAGTAGACTGGTTTAGAAAATTCGTCTGCCGGGAAGTAGAGCGCAAGAAGGAGTTTCACGGGTGGCAGGAGGATTATTTGGCGAACgacaaaaaagctatcgacaGAAAAGCCGCCCGCGCCACTCTCGAGGCCAAGAGGCGCCACGAGGAGGCGcgggataaatttttaaaggaacAAGAGGAACTCGCGAGGATCAAAGCTGAAAAAAAGGCGCTGAAAGTTAAAAAGTCCAGAGAGAGCATTCGCAAGGCGGAGAATATCGAAGTGATGAAAAATACGCTCTTGGAAAAAAAGGGGTTTGACCCCCGGAAGCTTGACAAGCTGAGGTATCCACTTGTCAAGCAAGAGGAGGAAAAAACCGCCAGGATGGATAAAGCATCGGAGAAAGTTGCTGATAAAGACACTTACTTAAAACACGCGTTGGCTGTTGAGTTTCCGGAGATCGAGTCAAGTGGGAAGAGCCGAGCTGTGAAAACAACCACGCCCGTTCAAGAAGAACCGGATAAAGTGATTGATGAGCTCATAGATCGTCATATgagtaattatttacttattagTGGTGAGGCTGAAAAGCGGCTCAGAGAATTTTCCGGTGGGCCCAAGTTTGACTGGAATGCGGTGATGCGTGAAGGGATGCGCaggaaattcaatttaaaaaattaa
- the LOC123270145 gene encoding protein singed wings 2 isoform X1 produces the protein MGSMLYFLVLLSAINAVTMSGDKNPCTIITEQHKEASNYDCILANNTRALSCWGNNRNDNNYANELGINPNDVWLLTICNTSELLFDANRMLTKFYNIIELIVINGNLTKITSAFPPVATQLKRIHITGTKLRYLPDGCFKNLPALRTVDLRNNSLTVINPRVLSSSSLIPTLDYSVYLAGNPWKCDENMFWIINDVNYSSLIKRVVDRDKFQCSEPYASRSLIAVIKILTTLKQECQQTPCECKLVYVIGGHLNRREQNFQQRSQLMAFITVNCSYLGLSEMPKFIPENTTKLYLNGNKISDLSPLIENPVYRQVLDLYLDDNSIGSIAQLDGSYWLEHFRLFSLRGNKLTDLPTYALENALHNSVTAVSIFLGQNPWTCDCFFTPGFQDLLIKYTNIFKDINDIRCNSTSTLSNSEHNKILNKPIKDLTRTEICIIYDEEAWLSFYPLDVINVILALIIVLIIVKLAYDYWAFKKTGRLPWIVTKIP, from the exons ATGGGATcg ATGCTTTACTTTTTGGTACTTTTGTCGGCAATAAATGCCGTGACAATGAGCGGAGATAAAAATCCATGCACGATAATCACCGAACAGCACAAAGAAGCCTCCAATTACGATTGTATTTTGGCAAATAATACTCGAGCATTATCCTGCTGGGGCAATAATcgaaatgataataattatgcaAATGAACTAGGGATAAA CCCAAATGACGTCTGGTTATTAACGATTTGTAACACATCGGAATTATTATTCGACGCTAATAGAATGTTAACTAAATTCTACAATATTATTGAGCTGATCGTAATCAATGGTAATTTGACGAAAATTACTAGTGCATTTCCACCAGTAGCTACTCAGCTTAAA agAATTCACATCACTGGGACGAAACTCCGTTATCTGCCAGACGGctgctttaaaaatttaccggCGCTACGGACTGTAGACTTGAGGAATAATTCATTGACAGTGATTAATCCGAGAGTACTGTCTTCGTCGTCGTTGATACCAACACTCGATTATTCTGTTTATTTAGCCGGAAATCCTTGGAAATGCGACGAAAATATGTTTTGGATAATAAATGATGTTAATTATTCTTCTCTGATAAAAAGAGTCGTTGATAGAGATAAATTTCAGTGTTCTGAGCCTTATGCAAGTCGCTCTCTTATCGCCGTGATTAAAATTCTAACg ACTCTAAAACAAGAGTGTCAACAAACTCCGTGCGAGTGTAAACTCGTCTACGTAATTGGAGGACATTTGAACCGACGGGAGCAAAATTTTCAACAGAGATCACAGCTCATGGCATTTATTACCGTCAATTGCAGCTATCTAGGTCTTTCCGAGATGCCTAAATTTATCCCTGAAAATACAACGAAGCTATATCTTAACGGCAACAAA atcaGTGATTTAAGTCCGCTTATAGAGAATCCCGTTTATAGACAGGTTCTCGATCTTTATTTagatgataattcaattggaTCAATTGCTCAATTAGACGGGTCCTATTGGCTGGAACACTTTCGATTATTCAGTTTAAGAGGAAATAAACTTACagat tTACCTACTTACGCTCTGGAAAATGCTCTGCATAACAGTGTGACTGCAGTGAGTATTTTTTTAGGACAAAATCCTTGGACGTGCGACTGCTTCTTCACTCCTGGCTTTCAG gatctgttaattaaatatacaaatatatttaaagacaTAAATGACATTAGATGTAACTCGACGTCAACTTTATCTAACAGCGAacataacaaaattttaaataaacctATAAAGGATTTAACTAGAACGgaaatatgtataatatatgatGAAGAAGCTTGGTTGTCATTCTATCCGCTTGACGttataaatgttattttgGCACTTATCATAGTTCTGATAATTGTTAAACTTGCTTACGACTACTGGGCTTTTAAGAAGACAGGAAGACTTCCCTGGATTGTTACTAAAAttccataa
- the LOC123270166 gene encoding uncharacterized protein LOC123270166 isoform X2, whose translation MSNNEVNNSDSEISPSKVPQLTRLPEYDDDADEIAAGAWGILSKRFPNTAHVLCELNEVINHSQITLSQFRNTVSSFQIDGSNENISVKKCKKLSDCKLFTRDASVSTIETQTTIEGADRGNIFKAPDCRKSIKNACVSSNIDCLPEALSTQSIEDTDDTGNDDDDDDNDSEDDNDEGGNQEDYGKKETLYSSFDSLFYNCGSYDLRYSRANTKASIDAVGDQKRVTAKSGMFRIEKTHTFVKDDLVNSIAADKSIPAAITRHEVTIKRAESSTSSKEDNTGTLSPTITTKDVVFKPVEGRISTPVDDRLITAIREPPTSPQTESIHPSRETSRLSTPINEQQNSLLNNPSIRPRVLRVSSIPISQNLAKISPKKQSRIPRKSPRKNT comes from the exons ATGTCCAATAATGAAGTTAATAACAGTGATTCTGAAATATCGCCCTCGAAAGTGCCCCAGCTGACGAGGTTGCCCGAGTACGATGATGACGCGGATGAAATTGCGGCCGGGGCTTGGGGTATTTTGTCTAAAAGGTTTCCCAACACCGCTCATGTTTTATGCGAATTAAATGAGGTTATCAATCATTCCCAAATTACGCTTTCGCAGTTTCGGAATACTGTTTCTTCATTTCAAAtag ATGGttcaaatgaaaatatttccgtgaaaaaatgtaaaaagcTAAGTGATTGTAAATTATTCACACGGGACGCCAGTGTTTCaa cgaTTGAAACTCAAACGACTATTGAGGGTGCCGATCGGGGGAATATTTTCAAAGCGCCTGATTGTCGGAAATCGATAAAGAATGCCTGTGTCTCTAGTAACATCGATTGTTTGCCGGAAGCTCTATCAACTCAGTCAATAGAAGATACTGATGATACTggtaatgatgatgatgatgatgataatgatagtgaagatgataatgatgagGGTGGTAATCAAGAAGACTATGGTAAAAAGGAAACACTGTACTCTTCATTTGACTCCCTCTTTTACAATTGCGGCTCATACGATCTAAGATATTCAAGAGCCAACACGAAAGCTTCAATAGACGCAGTTG GAGATCAAAAGAGAGTTACTGCAAAGTCTGGGATGTTTCGAATTGAAAAAACTCATACGTTTGTTAAGGATGATTTAGTAAACTCTATAGCTGCTGATAAAAGCATTCCAGCTGCGATTACGAGGCATGAAGTAACAATTAAGAGAGCTGAATCGAGCACGTCATCGAAGGAAGACAATACCGGAACATTGAGTCCCACAATTACGACCAAGGACGTGGTATTCAAACCGGTCGAGGGAAGAATATCAACGCCAGTGGATGATAGATTGATTACGGCCATTAGGGAGCCTCCTACTTCACCCCAAACAGAAAGTATCCACCCGTCACGTGAAACTAGTAGGCTGTCTACTCCAATAAATGAACAACAAAATTCGCTACTAAATAATCCATCCATCCGACCTCGGGTTTTGCGAGTCTCTTCGATTCCCATCAGTCAAAATCTGGCTAAAa TATCTCCCAAAAAGCAATCACGTATTCCACGTAAATCTCCAAGGAAAAATACTTAG